Proteins encoded together in one Bacteroidetes Order II. bacterium window:
- a CDS encoding RDD family protein, with protein sequence MSDLNIRTTQNISIHYKAASVGERIGAFIIDYLIQIIYLLGIFTAMFRGIGDPPRWMIILFLLPPVLYPLLTEYFLGGQTFGKKIVRIKVVRLDGREPTLGNFLLRWLLGFVENYASQGSLTLLTMLFNRKGQRMGDMAAGTTVVRVPKDITFAETIFEEVETIYSPVFPDAALLTDQEAGIIREVLKLSENKFADNAPLLVLKTRRKVEKKLGYQSSMEHIAFLETILKDYNHLQGRVEE encoded by the coding sequence ATGAGTGACTTAAACATCCGCACCACCCAAAACATTTCCATACATTACAAAGCCGCGAGTGTTGGTGAACGCATTGGGGCGTTTATCATAGATTATCTTATTCAAATCATTTATCTTTTGGGTATTTTTACAGCCATGTTTAGAGGTATTGGGGATCCACCCAGATGGATGATCATCCTATTTTTGCTGCCCCCCGTATTGTATCCCCTTCTTACAGAGTATTTTTTGGGTGGGCAAACATTTGGCAAAAAAATTGTACGAATCAAAGTGGTACGCTTAGATGGCCGCGAACCAACATTGGGGAATTTTTTGCTACGGTGGTTATTGGGTTTTGTGGAAAATTATGCTTCTCAAGGGTCATTAACGCTTTTGACTATGCTATTTAACCGCAAGGGTCAACGAATGGGCGACATGGCCGCCGGCACTACGGTTGTCCGCGTCCCAAAAGACATTACGTTTGCTGAAACCATTTTTGAAGAAGTAGAAACAATCTATTCACCAGTATTCCCGGATGCGGCACTTCTGACAGATCAGGAAGCAGGCATCATTCGAGAGGTTTTAAAACTTTCTGAAAATAAGTTTGCGGATAATGCACCTCTTTTGGTTTTAAAAACCCGTAGAAAAGTAGAGAAAAAACTGGGCTACCAATCATCTATGGAACACATAGCGTTTTTGGAGACCATACTTAAAGACTATAATCACCTACAGGGACGGGTGGAAGAATGA
- a CDS encoding Glu/Leu/Phe/Val dehydrogenase codes for MSFEKNVYAVSLQHEIAMKVESENPFEAMMARFKVASDILELDSGMFEFLSTPARVHITAVPVVMDSGELKVFEGIRVIHSDTMGPGKGGIRFAPDVHVDEVKALAAWMTWKCAVVSVPFGGAKGGVRCDPSKMSPGELERLTRRYTANLIDVFGPDRDIPAPDMNTNEQIMAWIVDTYSMHMRRTETAVVTGKPIVLGGSQGRVEATGRGVMTCTLAGMEKLGLRPNQATVAVQGFGNVGSVTAKLLQMQGCKIVAVSDVSGGYYNENGLDIEAMIAYSKNNRNSLAGYPEATPIDNETLLTLDVDVLVPAAKENQITVPIAEKVKAKIIVEGANGPTVAHADKILHDKGIMVIPDILANAGGVTVSYFEWVQDRQGYFWSKERVNRRLDRKMEEAFHDVYQTAAKYDISLRIGAYVMAIDKVARALRLRGIYA; via the coding sequence ATGTCTTTCGAGAAAAACGTCTATGCGGTCTCTTTGCAACACGAGATTGCGATGAAAGTGGAATCCGAAAACCCTTTCGAGGCCATGATGGCTCGCTTTAAAGTAGCTTCCGATATTCTAGAACTGGATTCCGGAATGTTTGAATTCCTCAGTACACCCGCACGGGTACACATCACCGCAGTCCCGGTTGTGATGGATTCTGGCGAATTGAAAGTGTTTGAGGGCATACGTGTCATTCATAGCGATACGATGGGACCTGGAAAGGGCGGTATCCGATTTGCCCCCGACGTTCATGTGGACGAGGTAAAAGCGTTGGCGGCTTGGATGACTTGGAAATGTGCCGTGGTCTCTGTTCCATTTGGTGGCGCTAAGGGGGGAGTGCGGTGCGATCCGTCCAAGATGAGTCCGGGCGAGCTGGAACGACTCACAAGGCGTTATACCGCCAATCTGATTGATGTATTCGGGCCAGACCGGGATATTCCAGCACCCGATATGAACACCAATGAACAAATTATGGCTTGGATCGTGGATACCTATTCCATGCATATGCGCCGTACCGAAACTGCCGTAGTAACGGGAAAACCCATTGTGTTGGGGGGGTCGCAAGGGCGTGTGGAGGCCACAGGGCGGGGAGTAATGACCTGCACCTTGGCAGGTATGGAAAAATTGGGCCTTCGACCGAATCAAGCCACGGTTGCCGTACAGGGATTTGGCAATGTGGGATCGGTAACAGCAAAATTGCTCCAAATGCAGGGATGCAAAATTGTAGCCGTAAGTGATGTTTCCGGAGGGTACTACAATGAAAATGGCTTAGACATCGAGGCGATGATTGCGTATTCCAAAAATAACCGCAATTCTTTGGCAGGTTATCCGGAAGCTACACCCATAGACAACGAAACCTTACTCACCTTGGATGTGGACGTTTTGGTACCCGCAGCCAAAGAAAACCAGATTACCGTTCCGATCGCCGAGAAGGTCAAAGCGAAAATCATTGTGGAAGGTGCAAACGGCCCCACCGTTGCCCATGCAGATAAAATCTTGCATGATAAAGGCATTATGGTGATCCCAGACATTCTGGCCAATGCTGGCGGGGTTACGGTTTCGTACTTCGAGTGGGTGCAGGATCGTCAAGGATACTTCTGGTCTAAGGAACGGGTAAACCGTCGTTTAGACCGAAAAATGGAAGAAGCATTCCATGATGTGTATCAGACGGCTGCTAAATACGATATCTCGCTCCGCATTGGTGCGTATGTGATGGCGATAGACAAGGTAGCACGGGCACTTCGCCTGAGAGGAATTTACGCCTAA